The Branchiostoma floridae strain S238N-H82 chromosome 8, Bfl_VNyyK, whole genome shotgun sequence genome has a segment encoding these proteins:
- the LOC118421615 gene encoding ficolin-2-like, with product MDTDGGGWTVFQRRRDGSEDFYRGWSDYKAGFGKLDEEFWLGNDMLHQLTSQAQYELRVDLEDFEGNSAYAQYQVFTVGSKADQYRLNVGGYSGTAGDSIAPAHHNGSPFSTKDRDNDASSASCAQNYKGAWWYGNCHMSNLNGLYHAGSHTSNAHGVLWYTWKGHQYSLKHTEMKIRPITN from the exons ATGGACACGGATGGAGGAGGGTGGACA GTTTTCCAGCGTCGCCGGGATGGTTCTGAGGACTTCTACCGGGGCTGGTCTGATTACAAGGCTGGGTTTGGCAAACTGGACGAAGAGTTTTGGCTAG GAAATGACATGCTGCACCAGCTGACCAGCCAAGCCCAGTATGAGCTGCGGGTTGACCTGGAGGACTTTGAGGGGAACAGTGCGTATGCACAGTACCAGGTCTTTACTGTGGGGAGTAAAGCTGACCAGTACAGACTGAATGTTGGGGGATACAGCGGGACAGCAG GAGACTCCATTGCCCCTGCACATCATAATGGGAGTCcattcagcacaaaggacagggatAATGATGCTAGTTCTGCCTCCTGTGCCCAAAACTACAAGGGAGCATGGTGGTATGGTAACTGCCATATGTCCAACCTGAACGGCCTGTACCATGCAGGTTCCCACACTTCCAATGCACACGGAGTCCTCTGGTACACCTGGAAGGGCCACCAGTACTCTCTGAAGCACACCGAGATGAAGATACGCCCCATAACTAACTAA
- the LOC118421759 gene encoding delta-aminolevulinic acid dehydratase-like, with protein sequence MADHMLHSGYHHPVLREWQQNDCKFNASNLMYPIFITDDADTVEPITSLPLQSRFGVNKIVEHLTPLVKKGLKCVLIFGVPSKLPKDDRGSSADVPETPAILAVQKLREAFPSLLVACDVCLCPYTSHGHCGQFTRV encoded by the exons ATGGCGGACCATATGTTGCACAGCGGCTATCATCACCCAGTTTTGCGGGAATGGCAGCAAAACGACTGTAAATTCAACGCATCCAACCTGATGTACCCAATCTTCATCAC TGATGATGCTGATACTGTAGAACCAATCACAAGCCTGCCTCTTCAGTCCAG ATTTGGTGTGAACAAGATAGTAGAACACCTGACTCCCCTGGTCAAGAAAGGTCTGAAGTGTGTTCTCATCTTTGGGGTTCCTTCCAAGCTGCCCAAG GATGATCGAGGCAGCAGTGCAGATGTACCAGAGACTCCTGCCATCTTAGCTGTACAGAAGCTAAGAGAAGCCTTCCCAAGTCTACTGGTGGCCTgtgatgtctgtctgtgtccATACACCAGTCATGGGCACTGTG GACAATTCACTCGTGTTTAG
- the LOC118421760 gene encoding ryncolin-1-like — MVGNRLDSIRDKVRRRPRDCSTLLQEGYDSSGIYTIYPFSNDVQGSGRSVGVFCDMHTDGGGWTVFQRRQDGSEDFYRGWADYKAGFGKLDGEFWLGNDKLHQLTSQAQYELRVDLEDFEGNSAYTQYQVFTVGSEAERYMLTFGGYNGTAGDSMAHHNGRPFSTKDRDYDDKPYSCAQTYKGAWWYGSCHSSNLNGLYHGSHTDGDGVNWVTWKGYYSLKYTEMKIRPIAN, encoded by the exons atggttgggaaTAGGTTAGATAGCATTCGGGACAAAGTcagga GAAGACCCCGAGACTGTTCCACTCTGCTGCAGGAAGGGTATGACAGCAGTGGGATCTACACCATCTACCCCTTCTCCAATGATGTACAGGGCAGTGGCAGAAGTGTGGGCGTGTTTTGTGACATGCATACTGACGGTGGTGGATGGACA GTTTTCCAGCGTCGTCAGGATGGTTCTGAGGACTTCTACCGGGGCTGGGCTGATTACAAGGCTGGGTTTGGCAAACTGGACGGAGAGTTCTGGCTAG GTAATGACAAGCTGCACCAGCTGACCAGCCAAGCCCAGTATGAGTTGCGGGTTGACCTGGAGGACTTTGAAGGGAACAGTGCGTATACACAGTACCAGGTCTTTACTGTGGGGAGTGAAGCTGAACGCTACATGCTGACTTTTGGAGGATACAACGGGACAGCAG GAGACTCTATGGCCCATCATAATGGCCgtccattcagcaccaaggacagggattaTGATGACAAACCTTACTCCTGTGCTCAGACCTACAAGGGAGCCTGGTGGTATGGTAGTTGCCACAGTTCCAACCTGAACGGCCTGTACCATGGTTCCCATACAGACGGAGATGGAGTCAACTGGGTAACCTGGAAGGGCTATTACTCCCTGAAGTACACTGAGATGAAGATACGTCCCATAGCTAACTAA